In one window of Tubulanus polymorphus chromosome 3, tnTubPoly1.2, whole genome shotgun sequence DNA:
- the LOC141902034 gene encoding cytochrome b5-like, with the protein METTVDAIRDVISTRLREKQDSELPQYTVREVGKHCSMDSCWIIVHDKVYNVTEFVSKHPGGVEIILESAGYDATIPFKYKGHSDHAYEMLEKYLIGIIVENERVEKD; encoded by the exons ATGGAAACTACGGTTGACGCGATTCGAGACGTTATTTCAACGAGATTGAGAGAGAAACAGGATTCGGAACTGCCGCAGTATACGGTGAGAGAGGTCGGTAAACATTGTAGCATGGATTCGTGTTGGATTATTGTGCACGATAAAGTTTACAACGTCACCGAGTTCGTATCGAAA CATCCCGGTGGTGTGGAGATAATTCTGGAAAGTGCTGGATACGACGCGACGATCCCGTTCAAGTATAAAGGTCACTCGGATCACGCTTACGAGATGCTCGAAAAATACCTCATAGGAATCATAGTCGAG AACGAACGCGTTGAGAAAGATTAG
- the LOC141902033 gene encoding metallophosphoesterase 1-like, whose protein sequence is MKRWLRRLYVIMVISCQWRQLFKLLLPIGLLVFFCEFLIYYVVLLQCSWPELQLGNVDVMMPKGSAKPLRILFLADTHLLGFRRGHWFDKLRREWQMERSFQSTMLLHNPDTVFLLGDVLDEGKWCDDDEFKYHVERFGRMFRHGEQTTLHVVAGNHDIGFHYDTTRHKYKRFKESFSAPSVRMLDIEGNLFILVNSMAFENDGCFLCKDAQEKLLAIHKRLNCAKIHSTEGECSRFKPMQYTRPILLQHFPLYRPSDYNCTGLDAPPPSEKSIPFKPKWDCLSKDATKKLLTMLDPRIVMSGHTHHGCFSTHRVNNHIIPEWTIASYSWRNKIQPAFLLATVTSDNFEVTKCFLPREDTVIWTYLIGMILIFSWFVLPKLGLLFKKPQKSH, encoded by the exons ATGAAACGCTGGTTGAGAAGGCTTTACGTCATTATGGTGATCAGTTGCCAGTGGCgtcaattattcaaattactaCTTCCGATCGGGCTGTTGGTATTTTTCTGCGAGTTCCTCATTTACTACGTCGTTTTGCTTCAATGTTCGTGGCCGGAATTACAATTGGGAAATGTCGACGTCATGATGCCGAAAGGTTCTGCGAAACCGCTGCGGATTCTGTTCCTAGCTGATACGCATCTGTTGGGTTTTAGACGCGGCCACTGGTTTGATAAATTGCGCAG GGAATGGCAAATGGAAAGGTCGTTTCAGTCGACAATGTTATTGCATAATCCGGATACGGTATTTCTACTCG gtgATGTATTGGATGAGGGTAAATGGtgcgatgatgatgaatttaaataCCATGTTGAACGATTCGGCAGAATGTTTCGTCACGGTGAGCAGACGACTTTACACGTCGTCGCCGGCAACCACGATATCGGCTTTCATTACGA CACAACTCGACACAAATATAAACGATTTAAAGAGTCGTTCAGTGCTCCGTCTGTGCGGATGTTAGATATAGAAGGCAATCTGTTCATTCTTGTAAATAGTATGGCTTTCGAAAACGACGGCTGTTTCTTGTGCAAAGACGCTCAAGAAAAACTTTTAGCAATACATAAAAGACTTAACTGTGCTAAA attcattcCACTGAAGGAGAATGTTCCCGTTTTAAACCTATGCAGTATACAAGGCCTATTTTATTGCAG CATTTTCCATTATATCGACCTTCAGATTATAACTGCACAGGTTTAGACGCACCTCCACCTAGTGAAAAATCAATACCTTTTAAACCAAAATGGGATTGCCTTTCAAAAGATGCTACGAAAAAG ttaTTAACAATGTTGGATCCTAGAATCGTGATGTCCGGCCATACTCATCACGGGTGCTTCTCAACGCACAGAGTAAACAATCACATCATTCCTGAATGGACTATAGCGTCGTACAGCTGGAGAAATAAAATACAGCCTGCATTTTTACTG GCAACTGTCACCAGTGATAATTTTGAAGTCACTAAATGTTTCCTGCCGCGCGAAGACACTGTGATATGGACTTATTTGATCgggatgattttgatattcagTTGGTTCGTTTTACCGAAATTGGGCcttttgtttaaaaaaccGCAGAAATCTCACTGA
- the LOC141902031 gene encoding GRAM domain-containing protein 4-like isoform X2, translating to MSLRNAFKAKFRSLDRDFSRDERDAPHVTSKSLSLSEDDGHLPEDGISSSSHGDQFKDCMEEETTDSGDGCGDKPDGISSSKISISNISLSKNIHNNDSNSAAAAAGSGKHHEFKNRDEKAIYELQLTQLQEQLVAAMIENQNLASDLKAFREQNQVDKLMRQLDVERERNQKLVKELKQNRNKKVLDSPTKLFMSKQKLADSTDSWVDVADEAETFFLPTHDAGPKTVRTRFTEWCVSLFYEIWEDVIAEPEQEQQDDAEPDQLTVKKLKENLKRSHNASKPIINTYKGMQNLFSWKTPSLSIMVLLLYIYSLWHGWLLPVVLFLIIFRLFINYLKYIGWRVNIHYLTTEDEMGEKESDDKDLGVSDKFNLVLQVAIKAQNTLGLLADNLEKLKNLLTWQDPNATKKLFTFLCLAFISSCVLPGQLLVLIMGVYAGIKLFVIDYIYQRFPRIRQKHDTVYKMWQDLPTDHQLEKQMTHNVIDRSIIPPNADDIYELNDEFTGDVSRDDRIFLDLFSLPITEIPLPGWSGGRRCTLINREKPLTSAFKNGKLYLTRSFICFERSKSANPKNLVIPLTDIIKIDKAKPYSWMPGGGMALELKVNGLEKNLLFGALIQRDDVFKGIVYAGRTVTLPWAMETQA from the exons atgagtTTGAGAAATGCGTTTAAAGCTAAATTCCGCAGCCTCGATCGGGATTTCTCGCGGGACGAACGAGACGCTCCTCACGTCACTAGTAAATCGTTGAGTTTATCCGAAGATGACGGACATCTACCTGAGGACGGTATCAGCTCCAGTTCCCATGGCGACCAATTCAAGGATTGCATGGAAGAG GAAACCACTGACAGCGGTGATGGCTGCGGAGATAAGCCGGATGGGATCAGCTCGTCAAAAATCAGCATCTCGAATATATCATTGTCTAAAAACATTCACAACAACGACAGCAActcggcagcagcagcagcgggaTCGGGGAAACATCACGAGTTTAAAAACCGCGATGAAAAAGCGATCTACGAACTTCAGTTAACGCAGCTCCAGGAGCAATTAGTGGCGGCCATGATCGAAAACCAAAATCTCG CGTCGGATTTGAAAGCGTTTCGCGAACAAAACCAAGTGGATAAATTGATGAGGCAACTCGACGTCGAAAGAGAACGGAACCAGAAACTAGTGAAAGAACTTAAACAGAATAGAAACAAAAA GGTTTTAGATTCCCCGACGAAGTTGTTCATGTCTAAACAGAAGCTAGCTGACAGCACTGATAGCTGGGTCGACGTGGCCGATGAGGCTGAGACTTTCTTCTTACCGACACACGATGCAG GTCCTAAAACAGTGCGAACACGTTTTACCGAATGGTGCGTCAGTTTATTCTACGAGATTTGGGAAGATGTAATCGCTGAGCCGGAACAGGAACAGCAGGACGACGCTGAACCCGATCAATTAACCGTCAAAAA ATTAAAGGAGAATTTAAAGCGTTCGC ataacgCCAGTAAACCTATAATCAACACGTATAAAGGCATGCAGAATTTATTCTCGTGGAAAACGCCTTCGCTTTCAATTATGGTTCTTTTG ttatATATCTATTCGTTATGGCACGGATGGTTGCTGCCGGTCGTGTTGTTTCTTATCATCTTCAGATTGTTTATCAACTATCTTAAATACAT CGGGTGGAGAGTCAATATACATTACCTAACGACAGAAGATGAGATGGGAGAGAAG GAATCGGATGATAAAGATTTAGGAGTTTCGGATAAGTTCAATCTCGTGCTCCAAGTCGCGATCAAAGCACAAAATACACTTGGGTTGCTAGCGGAcaacttagaaaaattgaaaaa TTTGTTGACGTGGCAGGATCCGAACGCGACGAAGAAACTGTTTACATTCCTGTGTTTAGCTTTCATTAGTTCCTGTGTGCTTCCGGGACAGTTACTCGTGCTTATCATGG GGGTTTATGCTGGTATAAAACTGTTCGTTATCGACTATATCTATCAACGCTTTCCTAGAATTCGACAAAAACATGACACTGTTTACAAAATGTGGCAAGACTTGCCGACCGACCATCAATTAGAGAAACAAATGACTCATAACGTCATTGATCGG tCAATAATCCCACCAAACGCCGACGATATTTATGAATTAAACGACGAATTCACCGGAGACGTTTCCCGCGACGATCGAATATTTCTCGACCTTTTCTCGTTACCGATTACGGAAATCCCTCTACCAG GTTGGTCGGGTGGAAGAAGATGTACGTTAATCAACAGAGAAAAACCGTTGACGTCGGCGTTTAAAAACGGCAAACTTTATTTAACTCGGAG ttttatTTGCTTCGAAAGATCAAAATCCGCGAACCCTAAAAACCTGGTTATTCCTTTGACCGATATCATCAAGATTGACAAG GCGAAGCCGTACTCGTGGATGCCTGGAGGTGGAATGGCTCTCGAACTGAAGGTTAATGGTTTAGAGAAG AATCTTCTATTCGGAGCTCTGATTCAACGCGATGATGTATTCAAGGGTATCGTCTACGCTGGACGAACTGTTACGTTACCGTGGGCTATGGAAACTCAAGCATGA